The Cellulosimicrobium cellulans genome contains the following window.
GCACGACGTTGAGCACGACGAGCAGCGCGACGATCACGCCCACCGGGATCTCCCCGATGACGACGCTGACCACCGCGACCGCGACGAGCATGATGTTCATCGGGTCGGCGAGCTGACCGAGCAGGATGCGCCACCGGGACGGCGGCGGCTCGGCGACGATCTCGTTGGGGCCGTCGCGGTCGAGCCGCGCACGGGCCTCCGCGGCGGTGAGGCCGTCGGCCGCGTCCGACCCGAGGGCCGCGAGGACCGCTGAGGCCTCCTGGGCGTACCAGGCCGGGGTGTCGGCGGTCTCGGGGCCGGACGTCGTGGGGGTGCCGGAGCCGTGCAGGCCGGTCTCCGGGGCCGTAGCGCTCATGGCCGGATCATGGCACCGACGGTGGGCGACGGCGCGCGGAACGGAGACGGTCCGTCCGGCCCGTCCGGTGTCAGCCCGCGAGCAGGAGGAGGCGGCTCGTCATCCGGAACGCGTCCGGCCGGTCGGGGAGCGCGCCCCGGAACGTCGCGAGGTCGTGGGGGGAGGTGACGACGAGCTCGACGTCGGCGTCCACGAGCACGTCCACGACGGCGATGAACCGCTGCTGCGCCTCGCGGTCAACGTCGATGAGGAGCGGGACGTCCGTCACGACCCAGCGGCCGAAGCGTGCGGCCCAGTCGAGGTACTCGAGGGTCGAGGTCGTCCGGCCCGCCAGGTCGTCGAACGTCACCCAGAGCTCGGGGACGCTGTCGCGCGCCTCGCCGTCCGCACGCACCGCGGTGACGTCGAACGACCTCGTCCCGGTACGCACGACCGCCCGGGACCCCCGGTCGGGGGCGACGAGCCCGCGGTCGGCGAGCTGCGCCGTCGTACCGGGATGGAGCCACGATCCTGCGCCGAACCCCGTGCGCCCACGGCCGCCGAGCGCCCGGTAGTCCGTCGGTCCGGCGAGCTCGACCACGTCGAGGTGGGCCCGCAGGAGCGCGATGCCCGGCTCGGCGAGGTGGTGCCAGAGCGGGTTCGGCAGGAGCGTCCCCGGCTCGTAGTTGGACGTCGCGAGCACGACGACCCCCGCCTCGAACGCCCGGCGCAGGAGCCGGGTGAGCAGGGTCGCGTCGCCGGTGTCGTGGAGGTGCAGCTCGTCGAGGTAGAGCAGCGTCGTCCCGCGCAGGAGGTCGTCGATCGCCGCGTCGACCGTCCCGGGGCGCGGCGCCGGCGAGTCCTCCGGCGCGGCGGCCGCTGCCGGGTCCGGGGTGGGCGGCGCCGGGCGGGTGCGCCACCCGCGCGTCGGGCCACCCTGCCCGACGGCGGGGCGCGGTCCGGCGAGGGCGCTCACCCGCTGGGCGTGGATCGCCGCGTGCAGCTCGCGGAACAGGTCGTACACGTGCACGCGTCTCGCGGCGCCGGCAGGGAGCTCCTGGGCGAGCGCCGCGAAGAACGCCCCGGCGAGCCACGACTTCCCCCGCCCCGCGGGCCCCCACACGTACAGCCCGCGGACGGGCCGCCGTCGGGCCCCGACGAGCTCGCCGCCGAGCCGTGCGAGCCGGTCGAGGAGCGCGGACTGGCGGGCGTCGAGCGAGAACCCCTCGCGCGCGGCGGCCGCCTCGACCGCACGCCGGGTGCGATCGAGGCGTCGGCTGGTCACCGGGTCAGCCTAGGCGCGGCGACCGC
Protein-coding sequences here:
- the zapE gene encoding AFG1/ZapE family ATPase — its product is MTSRRLDRTRRAVEAAAAREGFSLDARQSALLDRLARLGGELVGARRRPVRGLYVWGPAGRGKSWLAGAFFAALAQELPAGAARRVHVYDLFRELHAAIHAQRVSALAGPRPAVGQGGPTRGWRTRPAPPTPDPAAAAAPEDSPAPRPGTVDAAIDDLLRGTTLLYLDELHLHDTGDATLLTRLLRRAFEAGVVVLATSNYEPGTLLPNPLWHHLAEPGIALLRAHLDVVELAGPTDYRALGGRGRTGFGAGSWLHPGTTAQLADRGLVAPDRGSRAVVRTGTRSFDVTAVRADGEARDSVPELWVTFDDLAGRTTSTLEYLDWAARFGRWVVTDVPLLIDVDREAQQRFIAVVDVLVDADVELVVTSPHDLATFRGALPDRPDAFRMTSRLLLLAG